From Microcaecilia unicolor chromosome 11, aMicUni1.1, whole genome shotgun sequence, the proteins below share one genomic window:
- the LOC115480039 gene encoding zinc finger protein 706-like, giving the protein MARGQQKIQSQQKNAKKQAEKKKHGSDQKTAAKAALVFTCPVCRTQMPDPKTFKQHFESKHPKSPMPPELADVQA; this is encoded by the exons ATGGCCCGTGGACAGCAGAAGATTCAGTCCCAGCAGAAGAATGCCAAGAAACAGGCCGAGAAGAAGAAGCATGGGTCGGACCAGAAGACAGCAGCCAAGGCAGCACTGGTCTTCACCTGTCCTGTCTGCAGG ACGCAGATGCCAGACCCCAAGACCTTCAAGCAGCATTTTGAGAGCAAACACCCTAAGTCGCCCATGCCTCCAGAGCTGGCTGATGTGCAGGCGTAG